The genomic stretch aattttctattttatttcagATGTACAATCCTACTATCAAAGAGAAAAGGAAATTAAAAAATGGATCCATTTCTGTCTAGCCAAGACCGCTATATCCGGGTTGTCTCTTCTTAAGATGTGTGCTGAACAAGGAAATACATGACTTCATTAGAGATGTTGATGGCATAGGAGGATTTATTGGGTCAAAAGTCGGGAACACGTAAGCtattttcaatactttttttttttgtgcggAGAATGTCGTCTGTTTTCAGTCTATAAAATTCCACCGAAATAATGCTACAGTTCTGCAATTGAACTCTGGTGGAATTCCAGGCATTCTCAGAATCGCGGCAAATAATGGTTCTGGGAATGATTGGGGTTTCTAGGGTGGACTGATCATGATACGTAATCAAGATTGTTACTTTTCTTTCTATAATAACATTACACGGCAAATTACTAGAGTTAGAGGGGTCTGCTTTCTATTGCTATTAAATTTCTACTGCAGTTTGTTTGTCGCGAAAGTTATTTGCCTTTAGGAAACTGGCCTTGCTGCCAGATAAGTTCTATTCTCACATATATGTATGTACCCCTTTCTAAATTGCTGCTCTTCTTATAAAAAAAATGGCAGTATTATCCAGCTTTCAATACAACCGTTCATCCCGATTTACTAATTTTAACCTCTTTTCATGCAACAGACGAGTTTGAGTGCATTGACAGATTTTTATGAATTGACTGACTTCTCATCTCAAGTCAAATAAACTTTTGAGCTTATGTACTTGGACAATGCTGGTTTCAGGAAACGACAAATAAACAAACCGAGACCAGTAGATGAGGAAGATATGGATAAGATATTTCAAGAAGCTAAACAAGAGCAGGAGAAAGCTGATTTGGCATTCCAAGATAAGCACGAAAAATTTCTGGAGTCTTTGATGCCTAATCTTGATACTCTAAATGGGGTTGCGGAAACTCCTCTTGATACAAGTACAAAGATCCCGATCGAAAAAGTTTTGGAGCCTTCACGAAGAGGAAGAAAGAGCAAGTACCCCAAAATCGGTTCAAGCGTAAGagttgtttctgggtcatttgcTGAGTTTTCAGGAATCATGAAGAAGGTCGATAGGAAAAATGAAAAGGTAAGTTTTTATCTggttttcgttttcttttttctACAAGTATTTGTGCAATGAGACATGGCAAAAAGGTTCTATAAAAATGTGGTGTTCAAGTAAGGTAAAATATACGGAATGCTGATTAACCGATAAGTGGCACAGgtccaaacaacaacaacaacatcagagccttaatcccaaaatgatttggtgtcggctgacatgaatcatcctttagaatcgtccatgggtgaacgcacacctcaaaaatgtgaaaaaatagaaaagaaaaagtgaaactCTTTATCCGCCACTGTGTTCTAATAGTCATTATTGGTTCATCGGGTTGCCTATATACTTTAAACTCTTTATCTTAATCTTACGACTCTGGAGAGGACCTTTTGGTATTGTTCTTCTTCCAGACAATTAGCGGTCATAATTCATAGTTTTGAATTGCTTGCACTACTCCAGATAACAGTTGGATTCACCATCTTCGGGAAGGAGACGATATCTGACTTGAACATCCAAGAGATAGTATCAGAAGAGTAGAATGAAGTTATCCTTTGTGGAACAAGCCTACAACAAGAGTAGACTTGCAGACTGTCCTGTAAAGTTCTCAGTATGTTCATGTAATAGCCTCTCGTGGCCATTTTTTAGTATACGATTTAGAAGTGACACAAAAGACGCCTTTGCAAAGATTAGCGAAGGGAACGGTCTGAATGAAATTGATTGTTTTGGCATTTGTGCCATCTGATGGCGGAGAGAAATTTGGCTATTACTCCGTAAAAAACTTGGGTACAGTTCGTAGCAACGAAAGAGTACTAGAATAGGGATGGCAAATTAAGCATAAAATCTCGAGTCTAATAacatcccctatatactaaatgaataggaaaaactcaaagttttcccgcctaaaatattTCCCCTATTTTGATATAATCTTCTATTTTCTTTCCTATTTCAATATAGTTCCCTATTTAAGATTTGCTTTTAGGTTTTTTGATAATAAATTTTTCGTTCTCGGTAAGATAATTTGTAGCTAAAAAATATGCTATTAAAAAAAGTTATAAGACAATATCATTAAATCTGCGTAAAAAAaaatttttcattaattttttttcattgaaaTACACATTTCATGTTATGAGTATTacttaaattgttttttttttctttcaaatcaaAATAACAATGATGAAAAACGTTAAAAAATAATGAATTGTCAATTTACACTCTATAAATATAGTATATACTAAAAGGTAAAATTCTATAAACACCGTGCATGCATTGCACGGGGCCTATACTAGTGAGAATATCAATTAGTTGGTTACTTGGTCTCTCTAAGACGGACTCTTAATATTAATCTTGAAATTAAAACAGGTTAAACATTACTCCACTTGGATAGATAAGATAAGTTTTTTTTTAGTCTTTAAATATTCTATTTTTGTCTCATTGATCTACTGAAGTATAGGAAATAAGTTAGTTAAGACTTGGTTATTGTAAATCAAGATGGGTGTGTATATATTAAATAATCCGTCTTAATTAAGAATTGATGTATAATCATTTTGTGTTGATATTAGTGGATTGAATTCTTTTAACAGTAAGTCTTCCTTAGACGGATATAACATTTCACTTGTATAAATGAGACAAATTTTTTGTTAATCTCAATGTATTCTAATTTTGTCTTATATGCACTACTTAACCGTCTTAAGATCTAAACGAATATGCTGGGTTGTAATTTGTAAATGAGAATTAGTCTTATTAATGCATCACATTATTTATACAACAAGGTCAAGTAGTCAGAAAATGGAAGAATACAAAGGTTCAACTCCGGCTAATGAGCTATAAGAGACGCGACTCTTCCATGTAATAATGAGAATACATCATGAAGTACAAATGTTTTCTTTAttctttttgagttttttttgtcaaaaactacctaataTTTACCTTATTTTCATAAATACTACCTAAAATTTTTAATTTTGCGAGAAACTATCTGTATTTTCTTGACTAGTCAAAATTGtagtaaaaaaaattgaaataaatgtgTTAGTAGCTAATCAAAACAGTTGGCAGTGGTTAAGTATAGTAAATAATGTATATTCAATGCCAAAAATAATGTTTTCGAGTTAGAATTTTGTCTAATTTGATCGGTTTTTTCAATTTGGTAGTGTCCGGCAAAAGTCAAGAAAATACAGATAGTTTCTCGCAAAATTAAAAACTTTAGGTAGTATTTATGAAAATGAAGTAAAtattaggtagtttttgacaaaaaaaactcATTCTTTTTAGACAAATGACAAGATTGTGCATCGACTATCACTAGTATGCAAATCATACTCCATATTTTTTTTTCCACAAATTTTCATCTAAAACGACACTATGTGTCTTAAACATAAACCGAATCAAATACTTACCATTTGTGTATATAAAAAAAGCATTATCATACCACTTATATGTATGTAAGACAAATATATTATCTTTTCGATCCCATGCTTTATTATATACACAAGTGATATATATTTGactcgtcttaaacttaaaacggatAGTATTGTCGTAAGGGAGACTTAGCGTTTTTATAGCAGTTATTGTTTCTGTCATATGGTTCGTAAGACAAAAAGTGGccattttatattaaaaagtgATTTATGTCTAAAAATTGTCAACTTTATTATAGTACAACAAAAAGTAGTCTATTTTTAATACAAAATGTTATTTTTTACGTGATCGCATCGTATAatttttgttccgggtgtaattccagagcagatttgtttaccacgtaagcttggtgaaaTGATGTCTTTCCTtgtcttgactcttcctttcggtctctcctgaaacgatgaacaaactgagggctcggctttgcaccgagcgtactcactccgacgctcaagtcagtaaacctaaagggattaagttgtgtgttacttgacaaagtatattgtagagagataagggagtttataccagatgaatagtgagttttaggttagattgtggatcctcttctcaatgagagaagtggagtatttataaactttcaccttttgtcacgtagtggccaagtgggccaagtggcgaGCGGTGGAAAGTCctttctaccctcggccgagggacccatggcaggccggcgggccccgttgactccatgccgaggggtcttggatatgagtacgcggatatgtctcctaccggctagttgcctagccgagacccagtgatCGCCGCCGACAgtgctgcgtcggttaggcggtctaacatgttgacttgctgtcttttgatccttgaccttgctcaatgtgttgactcggtcagcgggtgcagaatatgccccatcaatttgcccccagcgtagtctatgccgtggtatggaccttcgatgagtgttgagcgtattctgcgcaagttgaattttCTTCCCCGGCTTCCTCTCCCCCGGCTtgcttctgttcaggccgtaccatatcccccctccacatgcatgtgtaatggacatcaaatgtggaaaagaaggtGTCGCTGGCCGGCGggtccaaggttgagagtgccgaatgctttgattgcccccggccggtgctgccaatcttggttgatcagctggccgtttggCAAGAAGAtaacaaggagcgtgttgaagaagatacgtcgattggcattccgccaagtagcgtgtcaaagaagattggtaactgttgtgacgattgacattccgtggctgcatgcttgacacgtgtcttggttttgattggttgacgcttcatgggctttgccctgattggtcggattgagtggactttgccctataaatagggcagttagcccctgaatttggccttccaaattcattttctcaaaaaaatttcttcttttcgcttagttttctttgacgaaacttctctctagtctttgaagcgttactcggcgtaacactcttcccaaggtaaacaaacaaattttccaacttttaattgttaattttttgttgtgaacatgtcttctcgcGATCTGGGACCTAGTAATCCCTGCGCCGGGGTTCCCGTCgcgccttgatgaggaggaggcactggccgccatcccgataaggtctgggggccctaggtctccttctcctgaggttgatgatcagtatttggaggatttctcggatgatggtgatggtgatgatgacggtgatgatgaggaaaagaCTCATTCCGATGAGGAGAGGCCGCAACTCCTGgaccacggcgacgcctgtaagatcggccctgatcgtgcttggaccaatAAGTTCGCCAATTGTTCTGGTCCTGATTTTTTTGAACATcacttctccttcggcagggagtataggattgttattcctaaagagggccaggtcgtctgttgccctcccccgggttgtatcggcgtatacatgagacacctggagtatgagctccggtttcctctcaatgcATACGTTGCTGCTATAATTAAGGCAATGAGCGTCGCTGTGGCACAgttgcatccgttggccattcggacgattgttggctttgtgtggctatgcCGATTTAAGGGGAGgcccaacggtgaacctattccTCACGCTTCATCACCTTCGATCGAATGTTCAAGGTGGcgggggtggtatagcatacGCACCGAGCCAggttatatcaccgtctctaagcttacttcctgcaaggactggaaggcacggtgggtatatgttgaggttccaggggattatccactgcctcggtccttccagcaccgcgtcaatttgcggtgcgagagcaaaggggagcgtgagaaatatgtctcctggcataagcttaagatggacgccttgaaggtccctcttaatgcggacgaacggcgggcaatgaagctgtttgagaCTGAGAAGGATGggtcgccgaagggatggatgcccccgacgcagatcattcttcaagatgagccgccaattattccgggtgtaattccagagcagatttgtttaccacgtaagcttggtgaaaTGATGTCTTTCCTtgtcttgactcttcctttcgatctctcctgaaacgatgaacaaactgagggctcggctttgcaccgagcgtactcactccgacgctcaagtcagtaaacctaaagggattaagttgtgtgttacttgacaaagtatattgtagagagataagggagtttataccagatgaatagtgaattttaggttagattgtggatcctcttctcaatgagagaagtggagtatttataaactttcaccttttgtcacgtagtggccaagtgggccaagtggcgtagcaggtggaaagtctgttctaccctcggccgagggacccatggcaggccggcgggccctgttgactccatgccgaggggtcttggatatgagtacgcggatatgtctcccggctggctagttgcctacccgagacccaagtgatcggccgacaggctgcgtcggttaggcggtctaacatgttgacttgctgtcttttgatccttgaccttgctcaatgtgttgactcggtcagcgggtgcagaatatgccccatcattttttttttccttaaaaaAATTTTAGTGTGAGAATAGTTTGACAATggagtttttttgttttttttttttttttttttttttttttttttaatcttggAAAGCATTGAATTGTGTAGTGAAATGAGTACTTTGTCTTTAATTTCTGCATTAAAAAtgtatataaaaaatagaattaaGATGACTTTTGCATCAGTTAATTTAATACGTCCATTGTTAGTCTACTCTATAGTTCCAAGAATTTAAACTGTAATAGCAAACTGGCAGATTCCTAGCAATCATTGAGTAAAATAATTACATATTTTCAATCAATTGAAAGTTACGGAGTATTCTTTAATCAATTGATTCCGAGCATAAATAATAACATTGATAACTTTGTATAACAACGTTGGAACTACATAGGTCACGTATTCACCCATGCATTTTAATTATAAGACCATTTTAATTATAAGACGAATATGTCCGTATTAAGGGAGTCTAAATGTAATTGAAAATTATCTTACCCAATACGTGCAAAATGAAAATGTATTGAAAATAAAGGATGAAAAACGAAGATGCGGTTATTTCTATGAATAAATCTCATGTAAATGTAAAACAATTTTACAATCCTCTATCTATAAAAGCCAAAATATTTAGTAGTTTAATTACGCGACAAAGATGACGTAGTTAGAACTGACATAGTTTAAGACGGTCTTATATTTGTAATTAGGGTTGGTAAGCACTCGTTCATCACAacctcgtatttatttaattataaCCATTTGACTTAAGTTGCTATTTCATAGGACGATTAGTTAGTATATGACATTAAGAACTAATCGTCCTAGGTCCTATGACTTAAGTGATGAACGAGTGCTTACCGACCCTAATTACGTTATGTTGAAGAACATGACATGGCCATGCAACTTGTAACAAAATATCATCCCAAAAAGTGTAAAATACTCTCTccgtcccggttatttgttgtcatttggttttggcacaaagaccaagtaaAAAGGAGGgaatcaattactaaatgacaagtggaacaaattgagtgtgaatgatcaaattattcatcaagttcattcttaaaatagaaaggataacaaatgaccggaacagagGGAGTACGTAACTAATAATGTACATATTAGAATAATTCATATTTAAAATTATAAGTAGATGTTGAAATGGAGCAGACTAATCACGGTAATAAGATATTCGCTTTATTCGTTTGTTTACTTAATTTTAATTATATTTCTCCTAACAAAAAAAGaaagataataaagaaataattgaGATGAAAAAAAATAGTTTTTATCTCAAATTGCAAACTATTAACGATAATTTCAGTTTAAATCACATTTTGAATCATCAGAAAATAACCTCTTGATGGTTATCAAataatacctcgcaagtgcacgatttatcGTTGTGCAAAattgagggtcgatcccacaaggagctaggaagactactaatcgttttaactcttttgtttagctaagtcgacaataaaTGATGAGTGTAAATATCTAAAAACTAGACTAAACAAAATGAAATGCAATTTAACTAGAGAATGTAAAATGAGCAAGAAGGACTAAgttgtaattcaaataattaaaaggcctagaactcggttctcccacaacaatccgtaattccacatactaattccctaggctaatcgTTTAGGTAAACGGgcaaggaggagatggctctaattcgcctaaaacCCCCCTCTCGGATTCgaagtaggacactagcactacccaccaacccccctctcgggttcgaaggtcggaatccttaACTCAACACCCAACAACCCCAAAAATGTGCACTTTTCCAAGGAGGTCAAGAAatcggtcaaggtcattaagtactcatcataatccgggtcatcccactccctctctcaagggtcgatttcaaacgctaatttagaggtgccctacccggttctccctttcggtctcaaccaaggttagcaatagggtcgaattagggtatccaaatcacaacctaaccaactctcgttggtggacaagggtcacaagtcgacactacccGGAATCAATCCATAAACCCAAAtcaatcctctaaactaccctcaccaatttccccaaataattagcctttatgagattcaattagtgaaattactcatgtcgtgtcaaaccgagtcctagtagaagactactcactaatcatgtttcttaAGACAAAGGAGACaataaagatggattctttaatcatgaacatggtgggagaataaattctactactaatcatgcaatTAATCAACAAAATTATGAGGAAAGGCAAATTAATCTAAGATGGAAAGAGATTAATGCaaaaagacacaaactttaacaatagcaactcaaagattcaatctttgagagcaacaacaatgaaaaacaaagaaaagatgaacaagagagagaataacATCAATTAGACAACAAAAGAGGAGAATtcaaacataaacaattaaacaaaacttaaaagaaggcaaatgtaaactattgaaattaaagagagaaataagagtAAAGAATTATACCAATAATACTTGGGAACTTGAATTGATGGAATGAAGAACTTGGATAAACAAgagattaattaaactaattaaggaatgattacaaattttattgaagaaatattgaaagggaaatatttagggttctacaatattgagagagaatgagATCACTAATTTTAATTTAAGGTAGTGTCTAATGTAAGGTGGTCTAATGTGGTCTTTTAtactaaactaatctaataataatattaataataataatcataataatggtcataatactaataataatcctAATAAATACCACTAGCCTCCTAAAACACATCGACATTCccaaaagtaaaacaaacaaaaccCATTGAAAAGGGTGAAACGACGGATTAAAACGTAGCAATTGATGTCCCAGCCGGGTGGCCGGCCGCCGGGCTTGACACCGGCTGGGAATCTCCTGGAAACTTCAATAAATTTTGATGTGCTCTCAGCCGGTGGTGATGTCGACGGCCGGTGGACCGTCTGAGAGAACATTTTGACGCGAGAATGTGTTGCGAGCCGGGTAGGCGGCAGACGGGTAGCCGGCTGGGAATACAAGTTTGTTCTGAAAATGGAGATGCGGAATTGTTTGTCATATATCGCTGCTGCTTGTTGATGGGCTCGATGTCTTGGTGGCTTGATTGTCGACCCGGTTCCGATGTCGGGTTTTCAGACTAAGAGGATGGCAATGATGAAGGTAAAGGGAGTTGTTAATGGTGGTAATTGGGTTTGTGGTTATGGAGTCGGGTTGCAGCTATGGTGGTGATGTCTGTTAATGGAGGTTTAAGATGATGGTGATGGAGGTATGAAGGACGATTTTGGTGAGTGGAGAACGATGGCAGGTGAATTGTTGATGATGGTGTACTGTTGGTATTTGGTTTGCTAAAGTCAAGAGTTGACTTTGTTTATGTGTTCTTTCCGTCACCTTCCTTTGACTCTACCTTGACCCGTCATATTTTTGTCTCGACCCAACTTGTTCCTTGATTTCCGTCTCAAATTACTCTTACCCGAATCTCTTCTTTATTATTCCGCCTTACCTACACATTATTATAATaaagtaatattaataataataatattaaataaatatccgactaattaataaatatgactacgacgactaattattataattagtaaattaaatgagctatttaatcattaagcacgcaaaatcgagtcggaataaggtataaatgcggggtaaaatacaactaaaatgctacttatcaaatctcctcacacttaaaccttactcgtcctcgagtaagctcatttaaactaaactaagacccttaatataaaagtactatctaaactactaatatccgatgaaagacaattaacgggccttctccgtcccttcaactcacaccaaaacacaatgaggtatgcattccgatgcaaggcaagtgggggcttgcggaaaattttgaTACATCcgacatttaagcacacaaataagtaatggatgcatctacaaaaagtcaaaccgctttcctcatctaagcggccgttttactCTTAAAAATCGAATAAAGagagtcattagtggaggatgtcgtctccgggtcttaccaaggtATCGACTCCCTAATACTAGCTCAAGCAACCTACATAGACAACACGGagtgcctaagaaacaaattctaggcgggaaagaggaagtacttcgctatactcccaagaatgacacgacacacgcaagattcgactccatatcaaacctttgaccaaaagaagaccaaagaccgactctcacgggtttcactagtcactcaaatgaaagaacggggtgatttttgtgacaaaagtagccaaaatcactctcctaactcgacttgcgaagcatgcccgcaatctaatatggtactatatccaatatccgcaagagaaatgttaaatgatgcacatacaagagagacaaccgggttgtaatggggcttgggttcggtgaaaaggggttggtgcaagcaccatttttAGGAAATGTGAGGCTAAAGATCGAGTAGTCGCCACATCAAACCAATCCACTAAACTCTACCCATACAAATGAATTCTTCAACAAAATATGGCAAGATTGCCACTTCCAAAAATCATTCAATTCTCTTTAAAACAAACTCAATTTGCAAATTACCAACCCTTTATTGGAGACAaaaatatacattcttttctttttgctttttcatttcatttttctctttttctatttgattttcctcttcattttttttttcttttctatttgtttttctttcttgcATTTTTCATGACTAGTTCACCTCTTATTCTTGCAAAATGAGCCAAAATTGCATTTCACTCATGTGGCATTAAGATCATACACCTCAAGATAAGTCAAAATTTCAACCCAAATATACTCCACAAAAGAACCAcaatgacgaactactcaaccaaggtgagttgtttatgggatgtagttgttttgttggcaatagaaacgatatggcttaggctcaaaatgggttaacaaaaggaaacgattgactcaagggcataacaaaag from Silene latifolia isolate original U9 population chromosome 5, ASM4854445v1, whole genome shotgun sequence encodes the following:
- the LOC141656616 gene encoding LOW QUALITY PROTEIN: uncharacterized protein LOC141656616 (The sequence of the model RefSeq protein was modified relative to this genomic sequence to represent the inferred CDS: substituted 1 base at 1 genomic stop codon) — translated: MNHGILQWSPSFPNSLSSFQSKTPSFPFKSKPFSLISATLNSLEQNQQEESLSNLPAKERRKLKNERRQSKAVNWKEEVEMKLIKKPKKRYASWTEELNLDNLAELGPQWWVIRVSRVMSQFTAERLALALYNNHPDMDYKMYNPTIKEKRKLKNGSISVXPRPLYPGCLFLRCVLNKEIHDFIRDVDGIGGFIGSKVGNTKRQINKPRPVDEEDMDKIFQEAKQEQEKADLAFQDKHEKFLESLMPNLDTLNGVAETPLDTSTKIPIEKVLEPSRRGRKSKYPKIGSSVRVVSGSFAEFSGIMKKVDRKNEKITVGFTIFGKETISDLNIQEIVSEE